The Phaeacidiphilus oryzae TH49 region TGCCCTGCTTGTCCGGGCAGGAGAGGGTCAGCACATAGCCGGCCTCACCGCCGCCGCCACCGCTTCCGCTACCGCCGCCGACGCCGGACGCGTCGCGCCGCTGCTTCTGCTGCTCCTCGGGCTGCTCGGCCATGCTCTCCGCTGCCTTCCTCACCTGGTGCCAGAGGGACAGCGTCCCACATCAGCCGATGCGGGTGAGTATCGCCAGGGACTCCAGGGAGCGGGGCGGGGCGTCCGGATCGTCCCCGTCGTCCACGGCCAGCCGGATGTGCGCCTCGCGGCAGCTGCGGAGGACCTCCGGCCAGCCCTCGTGGGCGAGGTAGGCGTCGGCGGGCGCGTCCGCGCCCACCGCGTGGAGCACCTGGAGGACGGCGAGGACGGCGGCGTCCACCGCCGCCGCCTCGGCCTGGTCGCGGAGGATGGTGCCGACGTACTTCTCCGCGGACCAGCGGTCCAGCCAGGTGTCCTCGACGAGGCGGTAGACGGCGTCGGTGACGTCGCCGTACCCCTCCTGTCGGGCGACCCAGCAGTTCTGCTGGAACGCGGGGTCGCCGAGCATGTGCAGGGCCGAGCGGACACGGGCCCGCCAGCGCCACCAGGACACGTCAGAGAGCGGCATGCCGCCCATGGTGCTGGAGCGATGGCGCCCGCGGGAAGACTTCACCGAACCTGACATGGGCCCGATCGTACGCGGAAGTCGACATTCCACATCGGTCCGGCCCTACAGCTGGGTGGCCGAGCGCTGCGGCAGCCCGTACGAGGTCGCCAGCGCGTTCCACAGCTGGGCGGCGCGCCGCTTGTCCGCCGTGGCGTGGTAGCTCGCCACGTCGCCCTTGGTCAACTCGCCGCCGGCGCGCGGATGGTGCTTCTTGCCGCACTCGCCCTTCGACTGGGCGCCCCAGTTCGCGTAGTGGGAGTCCGCGTCCGCGGAGGCCTGCCAGCCGCTGCGCAGCGCGGAGACCAGCGCCTGGCCGTTGCTCAGCTGCCCGACCGAGAGGCCGTTCAGCTTGGCGATCAGCCCGCGGCGCTGACCGGCCGCGTCCTTGAGGTCGGCCGAGGCCTGGTCCAGGTTCTGGCAGCCCTTGATCGAGGCCACCGCGTTGACCACCTCGGTACGGCTGTCCGCGGCCGTGCCCAGCAGATCGGAGAGGGCCTGGGCCTGCGACTTGCCGGCCGGGTCGGCGCCGGCCGGGCTGGAGCTCTGGCCGGAGGCCCCGGCGGAGGCCCCGGCCGAGGCGGACGAGGCCGCGTCGGCCTTGCCGCCGCCGCCGTTCAGCAGCGCGGCGGCGCCCACACCGACCACCGCGCAGGCCACCACGACGATGGCGCCGATGGCGAGCGGGGAGGGCCGGCGCCGCCGCGGCGGGAGGTCCTCCTCCATCTGCAGCCCCGCACCGGGGCCGGGGGGCTGGGCGCCGTACCCGGGGGGCTGGGCGCCGTAGCCCGGGGGCTGGGCGCCGTAGCCCGGCGGCTGGCCGCCGTAGCCGTAGCCGGGGTGCTGGCCGGGGGCCTGGCCGAAGGCCTGGGTGGGCGCCTGGTGCGGCGGCTGCGCGGGGCCCGGGCGCGGGCCTCCGGCGCGGCCGAAGCCCTGCCGGCCGAGGAAGCTGCTGTCCGCCGGGGTGTCCCAGCCCGGCTGGCTCTGCGGGGGCATCAGCTGGGTCGGCCGGCTCTCCGGGTCGGCCGGTCCCGGGGCACCGAACGGCGAGCCCTGCTGCGGTGCGCCCGGCTGCGGTGCGCCCGGCTGCGGCGGGAAGGCCTGGGTGGGCGCGCCCGGGTCCGGAAGGGCGCCCTGCGCCGGGTTCGGCGGCTGCCCGGGGCCCTGCTGGTACGACTGCGGGGGGAGCGCCTGGGTGGGCGCGGCGGCGAAGCCGGACGGGGCGCCGAAGCCCTGTCCGGGGCCACCGGGACCGCCGGAGCCACCAGGCCCCGGGCCGGCGTCCGGTTGCTGGGCGCGGGGTATCGCCTGAGTGGCCTCCTCGCCGTCGTGCGCCTGGTACCCGCCGTGCATCGGGAGCTGACCCGCCGTCCGCCCCTGGTCCGGCCCCTGCTGCGGGGACTGGAGGGTGAAGTCGTCGCCTCCCTCTCCCGGGAGGCTCTGCGGGCCGGAGGCGTACGGGTCGCCGGGGCGGGGGGTCAAGTGGCCTCCAGGGAGGGCGTTCTGGGGCGCGGCGCTCTGCCCGCCCGGGTACCGGGTACCGCCCGGCGGCTGCGACGCGGCGCCGTACCCGCCGCCGCCGGCGCCCTGACCGGGCGTCAACTCGCCCTGGGCCGGGGGCGGACCGGCGATCGGCTGGTACCCGTACGGGTCCGGGCCGACCGCCTCCACCGCTTCCTGAGGACCGGGGCCCCACGGCCGTCCGGTCTGCGGGAGCCGGGCGTCGACGCCTGACCCGCCGTCAGTCGACTGTGGCGAACGCCACACCTGCGGCGAGCTCC contains the following coding sequences:
- a CDS encoding SCO4402 family protein, translated to MSGSVKSSRGRHRSSTMGGMPLSDVSWWRWRARVRSALHMLGDPAFQQNCWVARQEGYGDVTDAVYRLVEDTWLDRWSAEKYVGTILRDQAEAAAVDAAVLAVLQVLHAVGADAPADAYLAHEGWPEVLRSCREAHIRLAVDDGDDPDAPPRSLESLAILTRIG